In Pseudomonas oryzicola, one DNA window encodes the following:
- the gloA gene encoding lactoylglutathione lyase, whose protein sequence is MSLHDLQTLPGVTAQPDAATAQFVFNHTMLRVKDIEKSLDFYTRVLGFRLVDKRDFPEAAFSLYFLALVDPAQIPADDAKRHQWMKSIPGVLELTHNHGTENDAEFAYHNGNTDPRGFGHICVSVPDVRAACARFEALGVAFQKRLQDGRMNHLAFIKDPDGYWVEVIQPSELKG, encoded by the coding sequence ATGAGCCTGCACGATCTGCAAACCCTGCCTGGCGTCACCGCACAACCGGACGCTGCCACTGCGCAGTTCGTCTTCAACCACACCATGCTGCGGGTCAAGGACATCGAAAAGTCCCTGGACTTCTACACCCGCGTGCTGGGCTTCCGCCTGGTGGACAAACGCGACTTCCCCGAAGCGGCCTTCAGCCTGTATTTCCTGGCCCTGGTCGACCCGGCGCAGATCCCCGCCGATGACGCCAAACGCCACCAGTGGATGAAGTCGATCCCCGGCGTGCTGGAGCTGACCCACAACCACGGTACCGAGAACGATGCCGAGTTTGCCTACCACAACGGCAACACCGACCCGCGTGGTTTTGGCCATATCTGCGTTTCGGTACCGGATGTGCGCGCCGCCTGCGCTCGCTTCGAGGCACTGGGCGTAGCGTTCCAGAAACGCCTGCAGGATGGGCGCATGAACCACCTGGCCTTCATCAAGGACCCGGACGGTTACTGGGTCGAAGTCATCCAGCCGAGCGAACTCAAGGGCTGA
- a CDS encoding DUF1654 domain-containing protein: MSKHMKPTLQQRQQMTGLERLSLRVSAMINHPLAQTQRWVVVHRLDTDGEAEWEEVMGLLAETPELDLAFNDDDTVTLRWSRSGLGTRDDLAVEQQVGKAAPF; the protein is encoded by the coding sequence ATGTCCAAGCACATGAAGCCGACGCTGCAGCAGCGCCAGCAAATGACCGGGTTAGAGCGGCTTAGCCTTCGGGTGTCAGCGATGATCAACCACCCGCTGGCACAGACCCAGCGTTGGGTTGTGGTCCATCGCCTGGATACGGACGGTGAGGCTGAGTGGGAAGAAGTGATGGGCCTGCTGGCTGAAACGCCTGAGTTGGACCTTGCCTTCAACGATGACGACACTGTCACGCTGCGTTGGTCGCGCAGCGGCCTGGGTACGCGCGACGATCTTGCCGTCGAGCAGCAGGTCGGGAAGGCTGCACCGTTCTGA
- a CDS encoding OprD family porin: MFAPFPLAPGRRVAGLFLLCAGANAQAAGFLEDSSAKVEARNVYFNRDFRDGHSSSSQGASKREEWAQGFIFNVQSGFTQGPVGVGVDALGMFGFKLDSSPADSNSGLLPSSGHDPRHSADQYAKMGLAAKAKLSSTVLKYGSMMPDVPLLKYNDGRLLPTMFHGAMLTSEELRDLKFTLARLNQYTARDSTDRQDIRVHCKNKRYACDIEADHFDLAGVDYRFSERLSAQYQVARLDDIYRQHFLGLVASQPLAVGSLSADLRVIKSDDIGNARAGEIDHRAFSSMLGYSLGGHKISAGWQRMYGDSAMPYLDGSNPYLVNYAQVNDFAAAQERSWQVRYDYDFKAQGVPGLTFFTRYINGDSIKVPGSMAEGKEWERDTEFKYQVQTGTFKDVSVRLRNSTYRSNYERWARDMDETRVIVSYNFSLF, translated from the coding sequence ATGTTTGCCCCTTTCCCCCTCGCCCCCGGGCGTCGTGTTGCCGGCCTGTTCCTGTTGTGTGCCGGTGCCAATGCCCAGGCCGCCGGTTTTCTTGAAGACAGCAGTGCCAAGGTTGAAGCACGCAATGTCTATTTCAACCGAGACTTTCGTGACGGCCACAGCAGTTCCAGCCAGGGTGCGTCCAAGCGCGAAGAATGGGCGCAGGGCTTCATTTTCAATGTGCAGTCCGGTTTTACTCAGGGGCCGGTAGGGGTTGGCGTGGATGCACTGGGCATGTTCGGTTTCAAACTGGATTCCAGCCCGGCGGACAGTAACAGCGGCCTGTTGCCGTCTTCTGGCCACGACCCGCGGCACTCTGCCGATCAGTACGCGAAGATGGGCCTGGCCGCCAAGGCCAAGCTGTCCAGTACCGTACTCAAGTACGGTTCGATGATGCCGGATGTGCCGCTGCTCAAATACAACGACGGCCGTCTGCTGCCGACCATGTTCCATGGCGCCATGCTCACTTCCGAAGAGTTGCGCGACCTGAAGTTCACCCTGGCACGCCTGAACCAGTACACCGCGCGCGATTCCACCGACCGCCAGGACATTCGCGTGCACTGCAAGAACAAGCGTTATGCCTGTGATATCGAAGCCGACCATTTCGACCTGGCCGGTGTCGATTACCGCTTCAGCGAGCGGCTCAGCGCCCAGTACCAGGTGGCCAGGCTGGACGACATCTACCGCCAGCATTTCCTCGGCCTGGTGGCCAGCCAGCCGCTGGCGGTGGGCAGCCTGTCGGCCGACCTGCGTGTCATCAAGAGTGACGATATCGGCAATGCGCGCGCGGGCGAAATCGACCACCGTGCATTCAGCAGCATGCTCGGCTACAGCCTGGGTGGCCACAAGATCAGTGCCGGCTGGCAGCGTATGTACGGCGACAGTGCCATGCCGTACCTGGATGGCAGCAACCCATACCTGGTCAACTATGCCCAGGTCAACGATTTCGCCGCCGCCCAGGAACGCTCCTGGCAAGTGCGTTATGACTATGACTTCAAAGCCCAGGGTGTACCCGGCCTGACCTTCTTCACCCGTTACATCAACGGCGACAGTATCAAGGTGCCGGGCAGTATGGCCGAAGGCAAGGAATGGGAACGCGACACCGAATTCAAGTACCAGGTGCAAACTGGCACGTTCAAGGACGTCAGCGTACGCCTGCGCAATTCCACTTACCGCAGCAACTATGAACGTTGGGCGCGTGACATGGACGAGACACGGGTCATCGTCAGCTACAACTTCTCGCTGTTCTGA
- a CDS encoding shikimate 5-dehydrogenase: MSTNPSRDTVLCISLAGRPGTFGVRFHNHLYQQLGLDFYYKAMRTDDLPAAVAGIRALGIRGCGVSMPYKEACMALADEVDPSAAAIESVNTLVNTNGHLKAYNTDYLAVRQLLAQHQVDPRTAFALRGSGGMAKAVASALRDAGFAEGIIVARNEQAGRQLADVCGYRWVAELEDLCPPMLVNVTPIGMAGGAEAEQLAFSENAIAAAERVFDVVAMPARTPLIRRAQALGKPVITGLEVIALQALEQFVLYTGVRPTSAQVEAAVAYARDI; encoded by the coding sequence ATGTCGACAAACCCCAGCAGAGATACCGTGTTGTGCATCTCCCTGGCCGGTCGCCCCGGTACCTTCGGGGTCCGGTTCCATAACCACCTGTACCAGCAGTTGGGCCTGGACTTCTACTACAAGGCCATGCGCACTGATGATCTGCCGGCAGCGGTGGCGGGTATCCGCGCCCTGGGTATCCGCGGCTGCGGCGTATCGATGCCGTACAAGGAGGCCTGCATGGCGTTGGCCGACGAGGTCGACCCCTCCGCGGCAGCCATCGAGTCGGTCAATACCCTAGTCAATACCAATGGCCATCTGAAGGCCTACAACACCGACTACCTGGCGGTACGCCAGTTGCTGGCGCAGCACCAGGTCGACCCGCGCACGGCGTTTGCCCTGCGTGGTAGCGGTGGCATGGCCAAAGCCGTCGCCAGTGCGCTGCGTGATGCCGGGTTCGCCGAGGGCATCATCGTTGCGCGCAACGAGCAGGCCGGGCGGCAGTTGGCGGATGTCTGTGGCTATCGCTGGGTGGCTGAGCTGGAGGACCTGTGCCCGCCGATGCTGGTCAACGTGACGCCAATCGGCATGGCGGGCGGTGCGGAAGCCGAGCAGCTGGCGTTTTCCGAAAACGCCATCGCTGCGGCGGAGCGGGTGTTCGACGTGGTTGCGATGCCGGCGCGTACACCATTGATCCGGCGGGCGCAGGCGTTGGGTAAACCGGTGATCACCGGGCTGGAGGTGATCGCGCTGCAGGCGCTGGAGCAGTTCGTGCTGTACACCGGGGTGCGACCGACGTCGGCGCAGGTGGAGGCGGCGGTGGCTTACGCCCGGGATATCTGA
- a CDS encoding S24 family peptidase, translating to MDIYEIRKHNLVKLIGNQRKGSCAERWGMAPAHLSQILSNKTAKNLGDDVARRIEGIEGLPRGWFDTMAVDEQVQADVGDSRLCATDLVKQMLARSGKGIPEETRQRLLAAAEEPLKATLVKADLAQPGLVGDEVWIAHYDVRAAMGGGQIPHDYPEMFKDVRVSPSHLRELGVEFSDHHHLKMVTGWGQSMEPTIRHRDPLIVDVSIREFVGDGIYLFCWGDHLYIKRLQIADEEHFEMISDNSRHKDRMVRREETYIQARVLLVWNAHLV from the coding sequence ATGGACATCTACGAAATCCGCAAGCACAACCTGGTCAAGCTGATCGGCAACCAGCGAAAAGGCTCCTGTGCAGAACGCTGGGGCATGGCTCCTGCACACCTCAGTCAGATCCTCTCGAACAAGACAGCGAAGAACCTGGGTGATGACGTGGCCCGTAGAATCGAGGGTATCGAAGGCTTGCCCCGGGGGTGGTTCGACACCATGGCGGTGGATGAGCAGGTACAGGCTGACGTTGGCGACAGCAGGCTGTGCGCAACTGACCTGGTCAAGCAGATGCTGGCCAGAAGCGGCAAAGGCATTCCCGAAGAAACCCGGCAACGGCTGCTGGCTGCTGCCGAGGAGCCGCTGAAGGCCACGCTGGTCAAGGCCGACCTGGCTCAGCCCGGCCTGGTGGGTGACGAGGTATGGATTGCCCACTATGACGTGCGGGCGGCCATGGGCGGCGGGCAGATCCCCCACGACTACCCCGAGATGTTCAAGGACGTCCGCGTCAGCCCAAGCCACCTGCGCGAGCTGGGCGTGGAATTCAGCGACCATCACCACCTGAAGATGGTGACCGGCTGGGGCCAGTCGATGGAGCCGACCATCAGGCACCGTGACCCGCTGATCGTGGACGTCAGCATCCGGGAGTTCGTCGGCGATGGCATCTACCTGTTCTGCTGGGGTGATCACCTCTATATCAAGCGGCTGCAGATTGCCGATGAAGAGCATTTCGAAATGATTTCCGACAACTCGCGACACAAGGACCGCATGGTCCGGCGAGAAGAAACCTATATCCAGGCCAGGGTGCTGCTGGTGTGGAATGCGCACCTGGTATGA
- a CDS encoding histone-like nucleoid-structuring protein, MvaT/MvaU family: protein MSRLAEFRAAEKALQEQMAQLEALKKDAGLKREIEFEQKLVGLMKSYDKSLRDIIAILDPKAVTRAPIAAPKQQRRPRVVKVYTNPHTGERIETKGGNHRGLKAWKEQYGAATVESWVR from the coding sequence GTGTCCAGACTTGCAGAGTTTCGTGCTGCCGAAAAAGCGCTCCAGGAACAGATGGCGCAACTGGAAGCGTTGAAAAAGGATGCCGGCCTCAAACGCGAAATCGAATTCGAGCAGAAACTAGTCGGCCTGATGAAAAGCTATGACAAGAGCCTGCGCGATATCATTGCCATTCTCGATCCGAAGGCCGTGACCCGGGCGCCCATTGCAGCCCCCAAACAACAGCGTCGCCCCCGCGTAGTGAAGGTTTACACCAACCCGCACACCGGCGAACGAATCGAAACCAAAGGCGGTAATCACCGTGGCCTGAAGGCCTGGAAAGAGCAGTACGGAGCCGCCACGGTCGAAAGCTGGGTACGCTGA